In one window of Buchnera aphidicola (Schlechtendalia chinensis) DNA:
- the recD gene encoding exodeoxyribonuclease V subunit alpha: protein MNILFLLKKAISRKIICPLDYFFCCSVAQKESQKIMLLSACIHYWIRMKHTCLPISYFEEQKIFYKKENNALIKKIWKTANLSKNFKPEIFKSSIISNGNRATPLIFLNEKIYFYKTWIAEKKIFKFISQSNNIKIKQLTSIKEKIITLLKKCTENSQKIAIILSTVKKITFIIGGPGTGKTTIVSNILEVMMTISKKKIKIQLAATTGKAANHLTESIKKCMLNIPLFKNNKRILISPAITLHRLLKINNIQNTYSDKKNTVLDIDILIIDESSMIDIFVMEKLIDNISKKTRIIFLGDHNQLPSINCGHVLKDIYSYYKHGYSENIIKIINYFNIFEINHVNGYKFSNINDKICILTKNYRFNIKSNIFKVSKKIIQNTSNNFKKLFLNNYRDIKFYSLKTKDDYKKMISKLVENYENYWNILKEKNMPLNAILNFKKYRLMCIFKNGPFGVEGLNKEIEKRMKKLKFIQNNDVNSKEIYFGQPILILKNNYTIKLYNGDVGVIMYDHNKELKAFFCNHKEKTRSIPINLLPKFQTNWATTVHKTQGSEFYHSTLVLPNFDSEILTKELIYTAVTRPKKKLTVYSSKKIFLRSIQKETKRCSGLSINECSY, encoded by the coding sequence ATGAACATCTTATTTTTATTAAAAAAAGCTATTTCGAGAAAGATAATTTGCCCATTGGATTATTTTTTTTGTTGTTCTGTAGCTCAAAAAGAATCTCAAAAAATTATGTTACTATCTGCTTGTATACATTACTGGATTCGAATGAAACATACATGTCTCCCAATATCTTACTTTGAAGAACAAAAAATATTTTATAAAAAAGAAAACAATGCTTTAATTAAAAAAATATGGAAAACGGCAAATTTGTCAAAAAATTTTAAGCCAGAAATATTTAAAAGTTCAATAATAAGCAATGGAAATCGTGCTACTCCTCTTATTTTTCTCAATGAAAAAATATATTTTTATAAAACATGGATAGCAGAAAAAAAAATTTTTAAATTCATTTCTCAATCTAATAATATTAAAATAAAACAATTAACTTCTATTAAAGAAAAAATAATTACTTTATTAAAAAAATGTACAGAAAATTCACAAAAAATTGCAATTATTTTATCAACTGTTAAAAAAATAACATTCATAATAGGAGGTCCAGGAACAGGAAAAACCACAATAGTTTCAAATATATTAGAAGTTATGATGACTATTTCTAAAAAAAAAATAAAAATTCAATTAGCAGCTACGACAGGAAAAGCAGCAAATCACCTTACTGAATCTATTAAAAAATGTATGTTAAATATACCTCTCTTTAAAAACAACAAACGTATTCTAATATCTCCTGCAATTACTTTACATAGACTTTTAAAAATAAATAATATTCAAAACACGTACTCAGATAAAAAGAATACTGTTTTAGATATAGACATACTAATTATAGACGAATCTTCTATGATTGACATTTTTGTTATGGAAAAATTAATTGACAATATATCAAAAAAAACTAGAATCATATTTCTAGGAGATCACAACCAACTTCCTTCAATAAATTGTGGACACGTTTTAAAAGATATATACAGCTACTACAAACATGGATATAGCGAAAATATAATCAAAATTATAAATTACTTTAATATTTTTGAAATTAACCATGTTAATGGTTACAAATTTTCCAACATAAACGATAAAATATGCATTTTAACGAAAAACTATCGTTTTAATATTAAATCTAATATTTTTAAAGTATCCAAAAAAATTATACAGAATACGTCAAATAATTTCAAAAAATTATTTCTAAATAACTATCGTGATATTAAATTTTATTCTCTGAAAACTAAAGACGATTATAAAAAAATGATCTCAAAATTAGTTGAAAATTATGAAAATTATTGGAATATCCTAAAAGAAAAAAACATGCCTCTCAATGCAATACTAAATTTTAAAAAATATAGATTAATGTGTATATTTAAAAATGGTCCATTTGGAGTCGAAGGTTTAAATAAAGAAATAGAAAAAAGAATGAAAAAATTAAAATTCATTCAAAATAACGATGTTAATAGTAAAGAAATATATTTTGGACAACCGATATTAATTTTAAAAAATAATTATACAATAAAATTGTATAACGGAGATGTAGGAGTAATTATGTATGATCACAACAAAGAACTAAAAGCATTTTTTTGTAATCATAAAGAAAAAACACGATCTATACCAATTAATTTACTACCAAAGTTTCAAACAAATTGGGCTACAACAGTACATAAAACCCAAGGATCAGAATTTTATCATTCAACTTTAGTATTACCTAATTTTGATTCCGAAATTTTAACTAAAGAATTAATTTACACTGCTGTTACAAGACCTAAAAAAAAACTAACTGTATACAGTAGTAAAAAAATATTTTTAAGATCTATACAAAAAGAAACGAAAAGATGCAGTGGACTTTCTATAAATGAATGTTCATACTAA
- the mltA gene encoding murein transglycosylase A, with product MKNKIIIVLITSILSLCSFKKNNSEKVHKPNVINNTIQKKNLNTAINGKISNLEDVLRQIQKIKKFSPKLYNKNIKLYKSVNKWLKFNRDIKYLKLFGINLFKLKNINNYGNIKITSYYTPIIHAKKKPEKKFQYPIYAMPSFQKKYNRLPNRKNIYNGILKKKYILAYSNSLVDNFIMEIQGSGIVDYGFHKPLTLFKYSGENGWPYKSIGNFLIKNGDIKKEDMSMKSIIKWFSKHTSLEAKHLLEINNSFVFFKQVKNTLVCGSSSVPLIAKTSIATDKNVIKPGNIILAQIPILDEFGKFNNKYENRILISLDVGGSIKGQKIDIYQGIGKHAGIKAGFYNHYGYVWILK from the coding sequence ATGAAAAATAAAATTATTATAGTATTAATAACGTCAATTTTAAGTTTATGTTCATTTAAAAAAAATAATTCTGAAAAAGTTCATAAACCCAACGTTATAAATAATACAATACAAAAAAAAAATCTTAATACTGCTATTAATGGAAAAATCTCTAATTTAGAAGATGTTTTAAGACAAATTCAAAAAATAAAAAAATTTTCTCCAAAGTTATACAATAAAAACATAAAATTGTATAAATCAGTAAATAAATGGTTAAAATTTAATAGAGATATTAAATATTTAAAATTATTTGGAATAAATTTATTTAAATTAAAAAATATTAATAATTATGGTAATATAAAAATTACAAGCTATTACACTCCAATTATACACGCTAAAAAAAAACCAGAAAAAAAATTTCAATATCCAATTTATGCTATGCCTAGCTTTCAAAAAAAATATAATCGATTACCAAATAGGAAAAATATATATAATGGAATCCTAAAGAAAAAATATATTTTAGCATATAGTAATTCATTAGTGGACAATTTCATTATGGAAATACAAGGTAGCGGAATCGTTGATTACGGTTTTCATAAACCTTTAACTTTGTTTAAATATTCTGGAGAAAACGGATGGCCTTATAAAAGCATTGGAAACTTTCTTATTAAAAATGGCGATATTAAGAAAGAAGACATGTCTATGAAATCTATAATAAAATGGTTTTCTAAACACACATCATTAGAAGCAAAACACTTGTTAGAAATAAATAACTCATTTGTATTTTTTAAACAAGTCAAAAATACATTAGTATGTGGCTCTAGTTCTGTACCTTTAATTGCTAAAACTTCTATAGCAACAGACAAAAATGTCATAAAACCAGGAAATATAATACTAGCTCAAATTCCGATTCTAGATGAGTTTGGAAAATTTAATAATAAATATGAAAATAGAATTTTAATTTCATTAGATGTAGGTGGATCAATTAAAGGACAAAAAATAGATATTTACCAAGGAATAGGAAAGCATGCCGGAATAAAAGCTGGGTTTTATAACCATTATGGATATGTTTGGATATTAAAATAA
- the ribE gene encoding 6,7-dimethyl-8-ribityllumazine synthase, producing the protein MKIIKNTVLAQTEKIAIIISRFNYFINQNLLSGSLDTLKRIGQVKSENITIIHVPGTFEIPIIADIIASQKKYDAIIVLGTIIKGKTPHFSLLSNEISKKISSISIQYKIPISFGIIVANNIQQAIERSGTKMGNKGSESALVTLEMINIINKINND; encoded by the coding sequence ATGAAAATAATTAAAAATACTGTCTTAGCACAAACAGAAAAAATTGCTATAATAATTAGCAGATTTAACTATTTTATTAATCAAAATTTACTAAGTGGATCACTCGATACTCTTAAACGAATTGGACAAGTCAAATCTGAAAATATAACTATAATACACGTACCAGGAACTTTTGAAATACCAATTATTGCAGATATTATAGCTAGCCAAAAAAAATACGATGCCATAATAGTGTTAGGAACGATTATAAAAGGTAAAACTCCTCATTTTTCGCTACTTTCGAATGAAATTAGCAAAAAAATTTCTAGTATCAGTATTCAATATAAAATTCCAATTTCTTTTGGAATAATTGTAGCTAATAATATTCAGCAAGCAATTGAACGTTCAGGAACAAAAATGGGAAATAAAGGCTCAGAATCAGCATTAGTAACATTAGAAATGATTAATATCATTAATAAAATTAATAATGATTAA
- the thiL gene encoding thiamine-phosphate kinase, protein MILDEFEIIKKYFSKTLKKFDENVIQDIGDDCALVKIPKNHVLAISTDTLTEKIHFLKDMHPSDLGYKIVAVNLSDLAAMGAKPKWITISLTLPKINALWIKHFSECLFKTLDSYNMKLIGGNTTRGPLSITASIYGIIPKNQALLRNKAKIGDLIYVTGTLGDSAAGLFLLKNKPKTMTKSLNYLVKKHLRPIPRIMHGQLLRNIASSAIDISDGLFSDLQKILNFSQCGANINLNKLPISNVLKENFSKKKWLKFATNSGEDYELCFTIPKKNISNLKNAINHLGIQYNCIGEIDHIKNGYNIFYRGKNINFSCKGYNHFLKNNE, encoded by the coding sequence ATGATATTAGATGAATTCGAAATAATTAAAAAATATTTTAGTAAAACGTTAAAAAAATTTGATGAAAACGTAATACAAGATATTGGTGACGACTGCGCACTTGTAAAAATTCCAAAAAATCATGTTCTCGCGATCAGTACTGATACGTTAACAGAAAAGATTCATTTTCTTAAAGACATGCATCCTTCCGATTTAGGTTACAAAATTGTTGCAGTAAATCTTAGTGATTTAGCTGCTATGGGGGCAAAACCTAAATGGATTACAATATCATTAACCTTACCAAAAATTAATGCTCTTTGGATAAAACACTTTAGTGAATGTTTATTCAAAACATTAGATTCATATAATATGAAGTTAATAGGAGGAAATACAACTAGAGGACCGCTAAGCATAACAGCAAGTATTTATGGAATAATTCCCAAAAATCAAGCTTTGCTAAGAAACAAAGCAAAAATTGGAGATTTAATATATGTTACTGGTACTCTGGGAGATAGCGCAGCGGGTTTATTCTTACTCAAAAACAAACCTAAAACTATGACAAAAAGTCTCAATTATCTTGTAAAAAAACATTTACGACCAATTCCAAGAATCATGCATGGACAATTATTAAGAAATATTGCTAGTTCTGCTATTGACATATCAGATGGATTATTTTCAGATTTACAAAAAATTTTAAATTTTAGTCAATGTGGGGCAAATATTAATTTAAATAAGTTACCAATTTCTAACGTTTTAAAAGAAAACTTTTCGAAAAAAAAATGGTTAAAATTTGCTACCAATTCTGGAGAAGATTATGAATTATGTTTTACTATACCAAAAAAAAATATATCAAACTTAAAGAATGCTATTAATCATCTAGGAATACAATATAATTGTATTGGAGAAATTGATCACATTAAAAATGGATATAATATATTTTATCGTGGAAAAAATATAAATTTTTCATGTAAAGGATATAACCATTTTTTAAAAAATAATGAATAA
- the ribD gene encoding bifunctional diaminohydroxyphosphoribosylaminopyrimidine deaminase/5-amino-6-(5-phosphoribosylamino)uracil reductase RibD, protein MKNNAKDIFYMKEAIKIAKKGELTTSPNPNVGCIIVKNDIIIGTGWHKKSGKPHAEIYALKKAGEKAKQSTVYITLEPCCHFGKTPPCCIALIKAGVAKVVISSLDPNPMVSGKGIQWLKKEGIIVKVGIISYAAESINKGFFQRMRIGIPWIQLKLASSIDGRTALKNGISKWITSSKSRQDVQIYRKKSDAIISSSHSVIMDNALLTVRKIHRIEDKKKYLKNQETIKQPLRIIIDSKNRMTPFHRCIKEPGKILLIRLKYDRNRWPKNVEQVILKNNTFRINLIDLLKLLGKRQINKVLIETGASLSGAFLKLNVVNEIIIYMAPKMLGNYSKPLFMLENYKKLQLVPQFSFKNVKKIGKDIRLILIKNKKGNTTYL, encoded by the coding sequence ATGAAAAATAATGCGAAAGACATCTTTTACATGAAAGAAGCAATAAAAATAGCGAAAAAAGGAGAGTTAACTACATCGCCTAATCCAAATGTAGGATGTATAATAGTTAAAAATGACATAATTATCGGGACAGGATGGCATAAAAAGTCTGGAAAACCACATGCAGAAATATATGCTTTGAAAAAAGCAGGAGAAAAAGCAAAACAATCTACAGTATATATTACTTTAGAACCATGTTGTCACTTTGGGAAAACTCCTCCTTGTTGTATTGCATTAATTAAAGCAGGCGTTGCAAAAGTAGTAATATCATCCTTAGATCCTAATCCTATGGTATCTGGGAAGGGGATTCAATGGCTTAAAAAAGAAGGAATTATAGTAAAAGTAGGAATTATATCTTATGCAGCTGAGAGTATAAATAAAGGGTTTTTCCAAAGAATGCGTATAGGAATACCTTGGATTCAATTAAAACTAGCTAGCTCAATAGATGGAAGAACTGCTTTAAAAAACGGAATAAGTAAATGGATTACGTCATCTAAATCACGTCAAGATGTTCAAATATATAGAAAAAAATCTGATGCTATAATTAGCAGTAGTCACTCCGTTATTATGGACAATGCTTTATTAACTGTTAGAAAAATTCATAGAATAGAAGATAAAAAAAAATATTTAAAAAATCAAGAAACGATTAAACAACCACTCCGTATTATTATAGATAGTAAAAATCGCATGACACCATTTCATAGATGCATCAAAGAACCCGGAAAAATATTATTAATACGTCTCAAATATGACAGAAATCGTTGGCCTAAAAATGTAGAACAAGTAATATTAAAAAACAATACATTTAGAATTAATTTAATTGATCTTCTAAAATTATTAGGAAAGCGACAAATAAATAAAGTTTTAATAGAAACAGGGGCATCACTATCCGGAGCTTTTCTAAAACTAAATGTTGTAAATGAAATAATAATTTACATGGCACCAAAAATGTTAGGAAACTACTCAAAACCATTATTTATGTTAGAAAATTATAAAAAATTGCAACTAGTACCTCAATTCAGTTTCAAAAATGTTAAAAAAATAGGAAAAGATATAAGACTAATTTTAATAAAAAATAAAAAAGGAAATACAACTTATTTATGA
- the nusB gene encoding transcription antitermination factor NusB → MKPLARRKARECAVQALYSWQLTKNNIEEIENQFFEKKNLKNIDKVYFHELIVGITKHQKYLDSLMEPYLSREISKLGQIEKAILRISFYELKKRQDIPYKVTINEGIELAKLFGAEESHKFINGVLDKAAANIRNHKN, encoded by the coding sequence ATGAAACCTCTAGCTAGAAGAAAAGCGCGAGAATGTGCAGTACAAGCGCTATACTCGTGGCAATTAACTAAAAATAATATCGAAGAAATAGAAAATCAATTTTTTGAAAAAAAAAATTTAAAAAATATTGATAAAGTATATTTTCATGAATTGATCGTAGGAATAACAAAACATCAAAAGTACTTAGATTCATTAATGGAACCTTACTTATCTCGAGAAATAAGTAAACTAGGGCAGATAGAAAAAGCAATACTTCGAATTTCTTTTTATGAACTAAAAAAAAGACAAGACATTCCTTACAAAGTAACAATAAATGAAGGAATAGAATTAGCAAAATTATTTGGAGCAGAAGAAAGTCATAAATTTATTAATGGTGTTTTGGACAAAGCTGCCGCAAATATTAGAAATCATAAAAATTAA
- the dxs gene encoding 1-deoxy-D-xylulose-5-phosphate synthase has translation MIINRKKYPILHFARSVKKLKLLPIEKLPQLCYELRQYLIDIVSKSGGHLSSSLGVIEITVALHYVFDTPFDNLIWDVGHQTYPHKILTGRSDIQDINKKSKLHPFPYRKESKYDAFGGGHAATSISAGVGMAIASNKENKNRRTVCVIGDGAITSGMAFEAMNHAGHHNIHLLIILNHNSMSISKNVGALNLCFSKISIDHNLIKKYKERKNFCIKSDFLNKDVVYQKEYLRDMKFYNTFFNDFGFQYFGPLDGHDIFLLIDFISRLSSQKYTSVLHIITKKGKGYFPAELNPTEWHSVPKFDINTGKICSTRKDILTYSEVFGNWLCTIAKKDKKLIGITPAMTEGSGMVNFSKFFPEQYFDVAIAEQHAVTFSAGLAISGYKPVLAIYSTFLQRAYDQVIHDIALQKLPVLFAIDRGGIVGQDGETHQGVFDLTYLRCIPNIVIMTPSDENECFQMLYTGYCYRNGPSVVRYPRGMGIGTSLKSMNIIPIGKGIIKRFGKKIAILNFGPLCIFAEKVAKKLDFTLVDMRFVKPLDINLILCLTKNHHFFVTLEEGMVSGGAGSSVNEFFMKNKITIPILNIGIPDIFVPHGDQSEIRRKYELDSDGILKKILSWLNK, from the coding sequence ATGATTATTAATCGTAAAAAATATCCGATATTACATTTTGCGCGTTCAGTTAAAAAATTAAAGTTGCTACCTATTGAAAAGTTACCTCAGTTATGTTATGAGTTACGTCAATATTTAATAGATATTGTTAGTAAATCTGGTGGACACTTATCTTCTAGTTTAGGTGTTATTGAAATAACAGTCGCATTACACTATGTATTTGATACTCCTTTCGACAATTTAATTTGGGATGTTGGTCATCAAACATATCCTCATAAAATTTTGACTGGAAGAAGTGATATTCAAGATATTAACAAAAAAAGTAAATTACATCCTTTTCCTTATAGGAAAGAAAGTAAATACGATGCTTTTGGTGGAGGACATGCTGCTACTTCCATTAGTGCTGGAGTAGGTATGGCAATCGCTTCAAACAAAGAAAACAAAAATAGACGAACTGTATGTGTTATTGGAGATGGAGCAATCACTTCTGGTATGGCTTTTGAAGCTATGAATCATGCTGGACATCATAATATCCATTTATTAATTATATTAAATCATAATAGTATGTCTATTTCTAAGAATGTTGGTGCTTTAAATTTATGTTTTTCAAAAATTTCCATTGATCATAATTTAATAAAAAAATATAAAGAAAGAAAAAATTTTTGTATTAAATCTGATTTTTTAAATAAGGATGTAGTATATCAAAAAGAGTATTTAAGAGATATGAAATTTTATAATACTTTTTTTAATGATTTTGGATTTCAATATTTCGGACCTTTGGATGGTCATGACATATTTTTATTAATTGATTTTATTAGTAGATTAAGTAGTCAAAAGTATACTAGCGTACTTCATATAATAACTAAGAAAGGAAAAGGTTATTTTCCTGCTGAGTTGAATCCGACAGAATGGCATTCTGTTCCTAAGTTTGATATAAATACTGGAAAAATTTGTTCTACTAGAAAAGATATTCTTACTTATTCTGAAGTGTTTGGAAATTGGTTGTGTACTATAGCTAAAAAAGATAAAAAGTTAATAGGAATTACGCCTGCTATGACAGAAGGTTCAGGAATGGTTAATTTTTCAAAATTTTTTCCTGAACAATATTTTGATGTTGCAATAGCAGAACAACATGCTGTAACTTTTTCTGCTGGTTTAGCAATTAGTGGATATAAGCCTGTTCTAGCAATTTATTCAACTTTTCTTCAGAGGGCATATGATCAAGTTATACATGATATAGCATTACAAAAATTACCAGTTTTATTTGCGATTGATAGAGGTGGAATAGTGGGACAAGATGGTGAAACGCATCAGGGAGTATTTGATCTAACTTATCTTAGATGCATACCAAATATTGTAATCATGACTCCAAGCGATGAGAATGAGTGTTTTCAAATGTTATATACCGGATATTGTTATCGCAATGGTCCAAGTGTAGTTAGATATCCGAGAGGTATGGGAATTGGAACATCTTTAAAATCAATGAATATTATACCTATTGGTAAAGGCATCATAAAACGATTTGGAAAAAAAATTGCTATTTTGAATTTTGGGCCATTATGTATTTTTGCCGAAAAAGTAGCTAAAAAGTTAGATTTTACTTTAGTAGATATGCGTTTTGTAAAGCCTCTTGATATCAATTTAATCTTATGTTTGACTAAAAATCATCATTTTTTTGTAACTTTAGAAGAAGGAATGGTTTCAGGAGGTGCTGGAAGCAGTGTAAATGAGTTTTTTATGAAAAATAAAATTACTATTCCTATTTTAAATATTGGAATTCCAGATATATTTGTTCCTCATGGCGATCAATCGGAAATTCGTAGAAAATATGAATTAGATTCAGATGGAATTTTGAAAAAAATTTTGTCATGGTTAAATAAATAA